The proteins below come from a single Methyloprofundus sedimenti genomic window:
- a CDS encoding MxaK protein, whose product MIKAIRHYTYWGTLMIVLVIALQSAFSYYQIASSNQLIAQLNQGQDVTLEQTKHSDPEILLAHATYLKQKHRYKEAQANLSQIINQGSLKMQTISRYNLGNTYLEQAIELADSMQINEATALAALAKQAYRQALALDSHYWDAKYNLEVAMRLLPEMDRIIMEKDDPIPEKKAKLWATVPGFPRGLP is encoded by the coding sequence ATGATAAAAGCTATACGCCATTACACTTACTGGGGCACACTAATGATTGTTTTGGTCATTGCTCTGCAAAGCGCTTTTTCTTACTATCAAATAGCGAGTAGTAATCAATTAATTGCTCAGTTAAATCAAGGCCAGGATGTAACACTTGAACAGACTAAGCATAGTGATCCAGAGATACTATTAGCGCATGCCACATATCTTAAACAGAAGCATCGTTATAAAGAAGCGCAAGCCAATTTAAGCCAGATCATTAATCAAGGCAGTCTGAAAATGCAAACTATTAGTCGCTATAATCTGGGTAACACGTATTTAGAACAAGCTATTGAACTTGCTGATTCCATGCAAATCAATGAAGCAACGGCACTGGCCGCCTTAGCAAAACAAGCTTACCGACAAGCCTTGGCACTGGACAGTCATTATTGGGATGCAAAATATAATTTAGAAGTTGCCATGCGTTTATTACCAGAAATGGATCGAATCATTATGGAAAAGGATGACCCCATCCCTGAAAAGAAAGCAAAACTCTGGGCTACCGTGCCAGGCTTTCCTCGTGGTTTGCCTTAA
- a CDS encoding DUF58 domain-containing protein: MIENNIFYYRKAAQYNVFPGAHAGKIVGNGLLFKQHKPLIAAPDPRHIDLRASMLNPFAQYQVKSFQQQSRLDVFLLADLSASMSYQGQYNKQHVLVDCLLSVAKSAHATGDRFGFVGCGQLIDPQLLISPANLQQGRVTEMAKQIQQSVLTGQAESFTQAADYLPDSSALVFLLSDFYMPINNIQQQMQRLNKHTVVPLVLWDQHESSALPRWGVVKFSDLEQGKTRTLWMRPSLQKKIQTAFAQRKQQLQHCFRSFGCEPLFLKQGYRAESISQYFLQLAG, translated from the coding sequence ATGATAGAAAACAACATTTTTTATTACCGAAAAGCCGCACAATACAATGTATTTCCAGGCGCTCATGCAGGTAAAATTGTAGGCAATGGTCTTCTTTTTAAACAGCATAAACCTCTGATTGCAGCGCCTGACCCAAGGCATATTGATTTAAGAGCCAGCATGCTAAATCCTTTTGCTCAGTATCAAGTTAAGTCTTTTCAGCAACAATCCCGTTTAGATGTCTTTTTACTGGCTGATTTATCCGCGTCTATGAGCTATCAGGGGCAATACAATAAACAGCATGTGCTTGTTGATTGCCTGTTGTCAGTTGCTAAGTCTGCTCATGCGACCGGTGATCGCTTTGGCTTTGTTGGCTGTGGTCAGTTAATTGATCCTCAACTACTTATTTCACCAGCAAATCTGCAGCAAGGACGAGTAACTGAAATGGCTAAACAGATTCAACAAAGTGTTCTCACTGGTCAGGCCGAAAGTTTTACTCAAGCAGCTGATTATCTTCCGGACAGTTCTGCTTTGGTGTTTTTGTTATCTGATTTTTATATGCCGATTAACAACATTCAACAACAAATGCAGAGACTCAATAAACATACGGTCGTGCCTCTGGTGTTATGGGATCAACATGAAAGCAGTGCTTTACCCCGCTGGGGTGTGGTGAAATTTTCTGATCTGGAGCAAGGAAAAACGCGCACTTTGTGGATGCGGCCATCGTTGCAAAAGAAAATCCAAACCGCATTTGCGCAAAGAAAACAACAATTACAACATTGTTTTAGAAGCTTTGGTTGTGAACCACTATTTCTGAAGCAAGGGTATCGTGCCGAATCAATTAGCCAGTATTTTTTACAGCTTGCAGGTTAA
- a CDS encoding MxaP protein, protein MTKQAFFKVITPESGFRDLLGIYINWTGVGFVCAIIAERLDHFSGVSYASYYTTSLNSAIGVKFWALISIIGLLLFCLSLPLVYLDQRSTRFKKNCQRFRYFSYGFFLVAFDEGALILGILLANLIHTNERADLLTTKSFLFTEASFLSIVALIIANSLLWLLGESLYNRQHKNYSGVVYLIVTSPLKYSVPVYLLFTIAFVMLVINQS, encoded by the coding sequence ATGACTAAACAAGCGTTTTTTAAAGTAATCACCCCAGAAAGTGGTTTTAGAGATTTACTGGGTATTTATATAAACTGGACAGGTGTGGGCTTTGTCTGTGCCATTATTGCCGAACGATTAGATCATTTTAGTGGTGTCTCTTATGCCTCATATTACACAACTTCACTTAATTCGGCTATTGGGGTTAAATTCTGGGCATTAATCAGTATTATCGGGTTATTACTGTTTTGTCTGAGTCTGCCTCTTGTTTATCTGGATCAAAGATCAACCCGGTTCAAAAAAAACTGCCAACGTTTTCGTTATTTCAGTTATGGTTTTTTTCTGGTTGCCTTTGATGAAGGCGCGTTAATATTGGGAATTCTACTGGCTAATTTGATTCATACCAATGAACGGGCGGATCTATTAACGACAAAATCCTTCTTGTTTACTGAGGCCAGTTTCTTAAGTATTGTGGCATTAATTATTGCTAATTCACTGCTTTGGTTGCTGGGTGAATCACTTTACAACCGCCAACATAAAAATTACTCAGGCGTTGTTTATCTGATCGTAACCAGTCCTTTAAAATATAGTGTGCCTGTCTATCTGCTGTTTACGATCGCATTTGTTATGCTGGTTATTAATCAATCGTAA
- a CDS encoding methanol dehydrogenase [cytochrome c] subunit, with product MKNKILSIAVLLTASVSFTAQAYDGTNCKEPGNCWEPKPGYPAKVAGSKYDPKHDSNELNKQSVSIKEMEARNKQRSAHFNKTGTFVYDVDEL from the coding sequence ATGAAAAATAAAATATTATCAATTGCTGTTTTATTAACGGCATCTGTATCGTTTACGGCTCAGGCTTATGACGGTACTAATTGTAAAGAACCCGGAAATTGCTGGGAACCAAAACCAGGCTACCCCGCTAAAGTGGCTGGTAGCAAGTATGATCCCAAGCATGACTCCAACGAACTGAATAAACAATCGGTCTCAATTAAAGAAATGGAAGCGCGCAATAAACAGCGCTCAGCCCATTTTAATAAAACAGGTACGTTTGTTTATGATGTAGATGAGCTTTAA
- a CDS encoding AAA family ATPase, with protein sequence MINLNNQLSDWRDLALQFEQQINNTVLGQQKAVRHCVISVFARGHVLLEGNVGVGKTTLLRAVAQGLGGDYQRIEGTIDLMPSDLIYYTYLDNKGKPQVDPGPLLKQGDSLATFFFNEINRARPQVHSLLLRVMAERSISAFNQEYQFPHIQVFADRNRIEKEETFELPAAARDRFMMEINIDMPTDDGLLKELIFNSRFHDVDKLIATVETGNIAYYQLNELAQQIQQSIQPSAMLKNYVLDLWKASKYPKKYGIKLIDVEMDQLIQSGASPRGMSFLIRAAKVNAWLENRTTLLPEDLQAVFQVSMAHRIFLNPIYSYRQEQLMPELITGILEGIAAP encoded by the coding sequence ATGATAAATTTGAATAATCAACTTAGCGACTGGCGAGATTTAGCTTTACAGTTCGAACAACAAATCAACAATACGGTTCTAGGGCAACAAAAAGCGGTAAGACATTGCGTTATTTCTGTTTTTGCTCGTGGGCATGTATTACTTGAAGGTAATGTTGGGGTTGGAAAAACAACCTTGCTGCGCGCAGTTGCACAAGGCTTAGGGGGGGATTATCAGCGAATTGAAGGCACCATAGATTTAATGCCATCAGATTTGATTTATTACACCTACCTGGATAATAAAGGTAAACCACAAGTAGATCCCGGACCGTTACTGAAACAAGGCGACAGTTTAGCGACTTTTTTCTTTAATGAAATAAATCGGGCACGTCCACAAGTCCATTCTCTGCTACTTAGAGTAATGGCTGAAAGAAGTATTAGCGCCTTTAATCAAGAATACCAATTTCCTCATATTCAAGTCTTTGCCGATAGAAATCGCATAGAAAAAGAAGAAACCTTTGAGCTACCTGCCGCTGCTCGTGACCGGTTTATGATGGAAATCAATATAGACATGCCAACAGATGACGGTCTATTAAAAGAACTCATTTTTAACTCTCGCTTTCATGATGTAGATAAGTTAATTGCAACAGTGGAAACAGGGAATATCGCCTATTACCAATTAAATGAATTAGCCCAGCAGATTCAACAAAGTATTCAGCCTAGCGCCATGCTAAAAAATTATGTCCTGGATTTATGGAAAGCCAGTAAGTACCCAAAAAAATACGGTATTAAATTAATCGATGTCGAAATGGATCAACTGATTCAGTCGGGCGCCAGCCCAAGAGGGATGAGCTTTTTAATTCGTGCGGCCAAAGTGAATGCCTGGCTGGAGAATAGAACTACTTTATTACCTGAAGATTTACAGGCTGTATTTCAAGTTTCCATGGCACACCGCATCTTTTTAAATCCAATTTACAGCTATCGACAAGAACAGCTAATGCCAGAACTCATTACCGGCATTCTTGAGGGAATCGCCGCACCATAA
- a CDS encoding vWA domain-containing protein, translating into MNFTVDHPWVLLALLLTLLPLFNNGMSHNSYPSIQILPTDTLSTFFSVLLKLIAMAAITCLVLALAGLNRGKQSRERIGYGAHIVLLLDRSKSMDYTYAGKAPDGSEESKASAAKRLLSEFIKKRQHDRIGVAGYSTSPLFFMPLTENKQAALAAVSATDLPALAYTNISKGLAMGLSFFQQQSTQTGSRIILLVSDGAAVIDSDSETNIRRWAKQYNVRLYWIFMRSENSAGLYDKPENPRDDNAGAMPERYLHLFFESLGIPYKAYQAENPDAVQEAINDINKLENMPLHYVEKIPKQDLSNQCYLFASLFISLLWACKLAEVRL; encoded by the coding sequence ATGAATTTTACTGTCGATCATCCCTGGGTATTGCTGGCTTTGCTGCTGACATTATTACCCTTATTTAATAATGGTATGAGTCACAATTCTTATCCTTCAATACAGATATTACCCACTGATACACTCTCTACATTTTTTTCGGTCTTGCTGAAATTGATTGCTATGGCTGCAATTACTTGTCTGGTTTTAGCCTTAGCAGGTTTAAATCGAGGCAAACAGAGCAGGGAGCGCATTGGTTATGGTGCACATATCGTGTTATTGCTGGATAGAAGTAAAAGTATGGATTATACCTATGCGGGTAAAGCCCCCGATGGCAGCGAAGAATCAAAAGCCAGTGCAGCTAAGCGATTGTTAAGTGAGTTCATAAAAAAACGTCAGCATGATCGTATTGGTGTGGCCGGATATAGTACCTCACCGCTATTTTTTATGCCATTGACTGAAAACAAACAGGCCGCACTTGCCGCCGTTTCTGCCACTGATTTACCAGCACTGGCTTATACCAATATTAGTAAAGGGCTGGCTATGGGCTTGTCTTTTTTTCAACAACAAAGCACCCAGACTGGCTCACGTATTATTTTGTTAGTTTCTGACGGTGCGGCTGTGATTGACTCTGACAGTGAGACCAATATAAGACGTTGGGCAAAGCAGTATAACGTGCGTTTGTACTGGATCTTTATGCGCAGTGAAAATAGTGCAGGCTTATACGATAAACCTGAAAACCCACGAGATGATAATGCAGGGGCAATGCCCGAACGTTACCTACATTTGTTTTTTGAAAGCTTAGGGATTCCCTATAAAGCCTATCAGGCAGAAAATCCCGATGCCGTACAAGAAGCGATTAATGATATAAACAAATTAGAAAACATGCCCTTACATTATGTAGAAAAAATTCCTAAACAAGATTTGTCAAACCAGTGCTATTTATTCGCCAGTCTTTTTATCAGTCTGTTATGGGCCTGTAAACTTGCAGAGGTGCGTCTATGA
- a CDS encoding vWA domain-containing protein — MNRQQLSKILKDYRFYCLSLALLAMLALFIKPQIIKSQPVYNFTFIIDITRSMNARDYQLKDEAVSRLQLVKQALNELVLKLPCQSKIGLGLFTERKSTLLFEPIEVCASYAEIDKVINSIDWRMAWAADSRISKGLASTITQLQNNDSHIVFFTDGQEAPPVNPRYKTDFSGLKTKLKGVLVGVGGLQNVPIPKYNNQGQQHGVYKQDDVPHRSTFGMAPTSSVPVEGYNARNAPFGSAKVAGDQHLTRLYEPYLQQLSKQVEWAYHRLESSELLSKVLQTPAFSKQQQILSDNRPYFAIFTLILLGWVYFPHLTKKY, encoded by the coding sequence ATGAACCGACAGCAATTATCAAAAATTCTGAAAGATTATCGGTTTTATTGTTTAAGCCTCGCCTTATTAGCGATGTTAGCTTTATTTATTAAGCCTCAAATAATTAAATCTCAGCCCGTTTATAACTTTACATTTATCATTGACATAACACGCAGCATGAATGCTAGAGATTATCAGCTAAAAGATGAAGCCGTTAGTCGACTGCAACTTGTTAAACAGGCGCTGAATGAGCTGGTATTGAAACTCCCGTGCCAATCTAAAATCGGCTTAGGACTTTTTACGGAAAGAAAATCCACTTTATTATTTGAACCCATCGAAGTTTGTGCATCGTATGCAGAAATTGACAAGGTGATTAACAGTATAGACTGGAGGATGGCATGGGCGGCAGATAGCCGTATCAGTAAAGGACTTGCAAGTACAATTACTCAATTACAAAACAACGATAGCCATATTGTTTTTTTTACCGATGGGCAAGAAGCACCGCCCGTGAACCCTCGCTATAAAACAGATTTTAGCGGCTTAAAAACGAAACTGAAAGGGGTGTTAGTTGGCGTAGGGGGCTTGCAAAATGTTCCTATTCCTAAATACAACAATCAAGGCCAACAACATGGAGTTTATAAACAAGATGATGTTCCTCATCGTTCAACATTTGGTATGGCGCCCACTTCATCGGTTCCCGTAGAGGGTTATAATGCGCGAAATGCCCCTTTCGGCAGCGCTAAAGTAGCAGGAGATCAACATTTAACACGTTTGTACGAACCTTATTTACAACAACTCAGTAAGCAAGTTGAATGGGCATACCACCGCTTGGAAAGCAGTGAATTATTGAGTAAGGTACTACAAACCCCCGCATTTTCGAAACAACAGCAGATTTTATCTGATAATCGTCCTTATTTTGCTATTTTCACATTAATACTACTGGGTTGGGTTTATTTTCCGCACTTGACCAAAAAATATTGA
- the moxG gene encoding cytochrome c(L), periplasmic, giving the protein MKFKHIVTSTVLATAFIGNIAQADITLRHAIQGTELDMSFAKKGGDTPAFKEFMKDGRNPYNTDKEAIEHGESLYMTGCSGCHGHEAEGKLGPGLADDYWTYPAIATDKGLFEILFGGANGMMGPQYGNFNTDEMLQIMAWIRSIYTGKPKKAKWLKK; this is encoded by the coding sequence ATGAAATTTAAACACATTGTAACAAGTACAGTATTAGCAACTGCTTTTATCGGTAATATTGCACAGGCAGATATTACCTTGCGACATGCAATACAAGGTACAGAATTAGATATGAGTTTCGCCAAAAAAGGCGGTGATACCCCTGCTTTTAAAGAATTTATGAAAGATGGAAGGAACCCCTATAACACAGATAAAGAAGCTATTGAGCATGGCGAAAGCCTATATATGACAGGCTGTTCAGGTTGTCATGGACATGAGGCGGAAGGAAAGCTAGGACCAGGTCTGGCGGATGATTATTGGACCTATCCTGCCATAGCAACAGACAAAGGTTTATTTGAAATTTTATTTGGGGGAGCCAATGGCATGATGGGTCCCCAGTACGGCAATTTCAATACTGATGAAATGCTACAAATTATGGCCTGGATACGATCTATCTACACAGGGAAACCAAAAAAAGCCAAATGGCTGAAAAAATAA
- a CDS encoding 2-oxoacid:acceptor oxidoreductase family protein, protein MAIFGKKDKDKQFKYPGIRMAMDGNAAVVMCEREASDAAGAFPITPSTDMGEGWAEQKSKGHINISGRPLIFVEPEGEHAAAAITAGMSMTGLRATNFSSSQGIAYMHESLYAAVGKRLPYVLNIACRAITKASLNVHCGHDDYHCMDDTGFIQVFAKDNQEVADLNIISRKIAELSLNPAAVAQDGFLTSHLIEALQLPERELIEEFLGLPDDIIICPTPAQRIIFGESRRRIPAVWDVDKPMMSGVVQNQDSYMQSVAGQRPYFFDHVQNFADECMDEWYELTGRRYNRIGQYRCNDAEYLIIAQGSVIHTAQATADYLREKRNIKVGVVNMTFFRPFPGDLISAIAKGRKGITVMERTDQPLSEDLPLISEIRNAMAKAFENGHAKEIPFPEYASYNKVTDTSPLYSACFGLGSRDLQPEGIIAAIENMLPQGKRKKFFYLGIDFVRSQAYSPKQEIQQQSVVDAYPAIRDLALKGSENPNLMPKDSLTVRMHSVGGWGAITTGKNLAMTLFDLLDYNIKANPKYGSEKKGQPTTYYLSAAPEPIRITCEYAHVDVVIAPDPNVFTHSNPLAGLNKNGVFIIQSDLATAEEVWRTFPKASQQYIVDKNIKVAYLDGFKIAREETNHPDLQFRMQGIAFQGAFFESSPIAKNAGKSKDDILQAIHDTIKAKFGGKGEQVVEENFRTVKRGFSETKHLAVEEMKVGDVAPWAVKKENTAPLMLLQKPANDDPLSDIHRFFEQTGTNYINGRANDNLADPFLALSIIPAASGIYRDMTQVRFEHPVWIPENCTACGDCYTVCPDSAIPGLINSVNEVFETNIKRIEKTGKTVKHLRRAIRNVEKKYHALTADKSEGTVLDPIFNKSIGETIKEYPEAEQAEVKQEFEWFKDAMGSFKFAITKPYHDAVNKRTPNNGGLFSITINPMTCKGCMECVQVCPDEALEPTPQTVESIKTLRNDWEYWNDLPTSNSKYKRIDDLDEKVGALTTMLLDKRTYASMNCGDGACLGCGEKTIVHLFTGTVTALMQPRAKKQVAKIEQLITGMEKHIRLKLSEKLDISDIEAVEAAIDANKNVDLTLSKLSSSLSEGKASDPIDAKWLKWASQIVAKLKHLKWQYTQGVTGNGRVEMGITNSTGCSSVWGSTFPFNPYPFPWANNLFQDAPSLAMGIFEGHMVKMADGFKAIRMAELEIAGKYDKQESDHFFKYFDWHQFSEEEYLMCPPVVTVGGDGAMYDIGLQNLSRSIMSGMPLKILILDTQVYSNTGGQACTSGFTGQVSDMAPYGKEWKGKTERRKEMSLIAMAHRTTYTLQSSIAHPNHLIEGYIDGLNYRGPAVFNIYAVCQPEHGVADDAADMQSKLAVEARAYPLMTYDPREDDTWEKSMSLKGNPDLDKDWTTYELKYVDEYGIEDTMTVPLTFADWAMTEGRFQKHFKFIAPSQWHDDMVPLHEFIDLSHDEMAEHTPYVYAVHPDSNTLVRVGIDPEIVHATIERRNFWRTLKGLAGVDKVEIDVDAIAAQAKAEMASSIASNLMSIAGGNGGDVSVLAAALAAAPAANAPQVPVPAVAPAKTQTASAAAPQATTTTAAKASPAAGGYDPVWIETPDCTTCDECVEINPKIFKYNEDKKAVVIDPTAGTFEDIVKAAEKCTAVIIHPGTPWNPNEKNLDKLIKRAEKFQ, encoded by the coding sequence ATGGCTATTTTCGGCAAAAAAGATAAAGACAAACAATTTAAATATCCGGGTATTCGCATGGCAATGGATGGCAATGCAGCGGTCGTCATGTGTGAGCGAGAAGCCAGTGATGCAGCCGGCGCTTTTCCTATTACGCCCTCTACTGATATGGGTGAAGGCTGGGCTGAACAAAAAAGCAAAGGGCATATAAATATCTCCGGTCGCCCGCTTATTTTTGTCGAACCAGAAGGCGAACATGCAGCAGCCGCGATTACCGCAGGCATGTCTATGACCGGATTGCGTGCCACAAACTTTAGCTCATCACAAGGCATCGCCTATATGCATGAGTCTTTATATGCTGCCGTAGGTAAACGTCTGCCCTATGTGCTCAATATTGCCTGCCGCGCGATTACTAAAGCTTCTTTAAACGTGCATTGTGGTCATGATGACTATCATTGCATGGACGACACTGGTTTTATTCAGGTGTTTGCCAAAGATAATCAGGAGGTGGCCGATCTAAATATAATTAGCCGTAAAATTGCCGAACTTAGTTTAAATCCGGCAGCTGTCGCTCAGGATGGATTTTTAACTTCACATTTAATTGAAGCCCTGCAATTACCTGAACGTGAGTTAATTGAAGAATTCTTAGGCCTACCAGACGATATTATTATCTGCCCAACGCCTGCACAACGAATTATATTTGGTGAAAGCCGGCGTAGAATTCCTGCTGTTTGGGATGTCGATAAACCGATGATGTCTGGCGTGGTACAAAACCAGGATTCCTACATGCAATCTGTTGCCGGTCAACGGCCTTACTTTTTTGACCATGTGCAAAACTTTGCAGATGAGTGTATGGATGAATGGTATGAACTGACCGGCAGACGCTACAATCGTATTGGTCAATATCGCTGTAATGATGCGGAATACCTGATTATAGCCCAGGGCAGTGTCATTCATACTGCACAGGCAACCGCTGATTATTTACGTGAAAAACGTAATATTAAAGTGGGCGTAGTAAATATGACTTTTTTCCGCCCGTTCCCTGGCGATCTGATTTCTGCTATTGCCAAAGGTCGTAAAGGTATTACTGTTATGGAGCGCACCGATCAGCCCTTATCAGAAGATTTGCCGCTCATTTCAGAAATCCGTAACGCCATGGCCAAGGCTTTTGAAAATGGTCATGCCAAAGAAATCCCATTCCCTGAATATGCGTCTTATAATAAAGTCACTGACACTTCACCACTTTATTCAGCCTGCTTTGGCCTGGGTAGTCGTGACTTACAACCCGAAGGCATTATTGCTGCGATAGAAAATATGCTACCGCAGGGGAAGCGTAAGAAATTTTTCTATCTGGGCATAGACTTTGTACGTAGCCAGGCCTACTCGCCTAAGCAGGAAATTCAACAGCAATCAGTTGTCGATGCTTACCCGGCGATTCGTGATTTAGCGCTAAAAGGCTCAGAAAATCCAAATTTAATGCCCAAAGACTCGCTGACCGTGCGTATGCATTCCGTTGGCGGCTGGGGAGCAATCACCACAGGTAAAAACCTGGCAATGACTTTGTTTGACTTGCTTGATTATAATATCAAAGCAAATCCCAAATACGGCTCAGAGAAAAAAGGCCAGCCAACCACTTATTATTTATCAGCGGCACCCGAGCCGATTCGCATTACCTGTGAATATGCGCATGTAGATGTAGTCATAGCACCGGATCCCAACGTTTTCACACACTCAAATCCACTGGCAGGCCTGAATAAAAATGGCGTGTTTATTATTCAAAGTGATTTGGCAACAGCTGAAGAAGTCTGGCGTACTTTCCCGAAAGCCTCGCAACAATATATCGTTGATAAAAACATCAAAGTCGCGTACCTGGATGGCTTTAAAATCGCCCGCGAGGAAACTAATCACCCTGATTTACAATTTCGTATGCAGGGCATTGCTTTTCAGGGTGCATTTTTTGAATCGTCTCCAATCGCTAAAAATGCGGGGAAAAGCAAGGACGATATTTTACAAGCCATTCATGACACCATCAAAGCCAAATTTGGCGGCAAAGGCGAACAGGTAGTTGAGGAAAATTTCCGTACTGTAAAGCGTGGCTTTAGCGAAACTAAACACCTCGCGGTTGAGGAAATGAAGGTGGGTGATGTCGCTCCGTGGGCAGTTAAGAAAGAAAATACTGCGCCACTGATGTTGTTACAAAAACCGGCAAATGACGATCCGTTATCGGATATTCATCGTTTCTTTGAGCAAACGGGAACCAATTATATTAACGGCCGCGCCAATGACAATCTGGCCGACCCATTTCTTGCACTGAGCATTATTCCTGCTGCTAGCGGCATTTACCGGGACATGACACAGGTTCGCTTTGAGCATCCCGTATGGATACCGGAAAATTGTACTGCGTGTGGCGACTGTTATACCGTCTGCCCTGATAGTGCCATTCCAGGCTTGATCAACAGCGTTAATGAAGTGTTTGAAACCAATATCAAACGTATCGAAAAAACCGGCAAAACAGTCAAGCATTTGCGCCGTGCCATTCGTAATGTAGAAAAAAAATATCATGCCTTAACTGCCGATAAATCAGAAGGTACCGTTTTAGACCCGATTTTTAATAAATCGATAGGCGAAACCATTAAAGAATATCCCGAAGCCGAACAGGCCGAGGTCAAACAGGAGTTTGAATGGTTTAAAGATGCCATGGGCAGCTTTAAATTTGCCATTACCAAGCCATACCACGATGCGGTAAATAAGCGTACCCCTAATAATGGCGGCTTATTCTCGATCACTATTAACCCGATGACCTGTAAAGGTTGCATGGAATGTGTACAGGTTTGTCCTGATGAAGCCTTAGAGCCAACTCCACAAACCGTCGAAAGTATAAAAACGCTACGCAATGACTGGGAATACTGGAACGATCTGCCAACCTCGAACTCTAAATACAAACGTATTGATGATTTAGATGAAAAAGTTGGCGCGCTAACCACCATGCTTCTGGATAAACGCACCTATGCTTCCATGAATTGTGGCGATGGCGCTTGTTTAGGCTGTGGTGAAAAAACCATCGTGCATTTATTTACCGGCACTGTAACTGCACTAATGCAGCCGCGTGCTAAAAAACAAGTGGCCAAAATTGAACAGCTGATAACAGGCATGGAAAAACATATCCGTTTGAAATTATCAGAAAAACTGGATATTAGTGATATAGAAGCGGTCGAAGCTGCAATTGATGCGAATAAAAATGTTGATTTAACGTTATCCAAGTTAAGCAGTTCTTTAAGTGAAGGTAAAGCCAGCGACCCTATTGATGCCAAATGGTTAAAATGGGCCTCACAGATTGTCGCTAAATTAAAGCATTTAAAATGGCAATATACGCAAGGCGTGACCGGCAATGGCCGTGTGGAAATGGGCATCACTAACAGCACCGGCTGTTCTTCAGTATGGGGCTCAACTTTCCCTTTTAACCCCTACCCTTTTCCATGGGCGAATAATTTATTCCAGGATGCACCGTCTTTAGCGATGGGCATTTTTGAAGGGCATATGGTCAAAATGGCGGATGGTTTTAAAGCGATTCGCATGGCGGAATTGGAAATTGCCGGAAAATACGACAAACAAGAAAGCGACCATTTCTTCAAATATTTCGACTGGCACCAATTCAGCGAAGAAGAATACTTAATGTGTCCACCCGTGGTAACAGTAGGCGGCGATGGCGCAATGTACGATATAGGCTTACAAAACCTGTCGCGCAGTATTATGTCGGGTATGCCGTTAAAAATATTGATTCTGGATACTCAGGTTTATTCTAATACGGGAGGTCAGGCCTGTACTTCAGGCTTTACCGGACAAGTATCGGATATGGCCCCGTATGGCAAGGAATGGAAAGGCAAAACAGAGCGCCGCAAAGAAATGAGTTTAATTGCCATGGCGCACAGAACTACTTACACGCTGCAAAGCTCGATTGCCCACCCAAATCATTTAATAGAAGGCTATATTGACGGTTTAAATTATCGCGGCCCTGCGGTATTTAATATTTATGCGGTTTGCCAGCCTGAACACGGCGTTGCAGACGATGCTGCCGATATGCAAAGCAAATTAGCCGTTGAAGCACGCGCTTATCCGCTAATGACTTACGACCCACGTGAAGATGACACCTGGGAAAAAAGCATGTCACTCAAAGGCAATCCGGACTTAGACAAAGACTGGACCACTTACGAACTTAAATATGTTGATGAATACGGCATTGAAGATACCATGACCGTACCACTAACCTTTGCGGATTGGGCCATGACCGAAGGCCGTTTTCAAAAGCACTTTAAATTTATCGCACCGTCACAATGGCACGATGACATGGTGCCGCTACATGAGTTTATTGATTTATCGCATGATGAGATGGCAGAACATACGCCCTATGTTTACGCAGTACATCCTGATTCTAATACTTTGGTACGCGTAGGCATCGACCCTGAAATTGTCCATGCCACCATTGAACGCCGTAACTTCTGGCGCACCTTAAAAGGTTTGGCGGGTGTTGATAAAGTGGAGATTGATGTCGATGCCATTGCCGCCCAGGCGAAAGCGGAAATGGCATCAAGTATTGCGTCTAATTTAATGTCTATAGCGGGCGGCAATGGTGGTGATGTTAGCGTATTAGCGGCGGCTTTAGCAGCTGCACCGGCAGCGAATGCGCCTCAAGTACCTGTACCAGCAGTAGCCCCTGCTAAAACACAGACAGCCAGTGCTGCAGCGCCACAAGCAACAACGACTACTGCTGCAAAAGCTTCGCCTGCTGCTGGCGGCTATGATCCAGTCTGGATAGAAACGCCAGACTGTACAACGTGTGATGAATGTGTCGAGATTAATCCAAAAATCTTCAAATACAATGAAGATAAAAAGGCCGTTGTCATTGACCCGACAGCCGGAACTTTTGAAGATATTGTTAAAGCCGCCGAAAAATGTACTGCCGTGATTATTCACCCGGGCACACCATGGAACCCTAATGAGAAGAACCTGGATAAATTAATTAAACGCGCAGAAAAATTTCAGTAA